A stretch of Ischnura elegans chromosome 4, ioIscEleg1.1, whole genome shotgun sequence DNA encodes these proteins:
- the LOC124157646 gene encoding phosphoglucomutase-2: MAKSTFDCELQQKISEWLVWDQNEKTRNEIQQLADAGNGKELQKLLLNRLAFGTAGLRGRMGPGYSQMNDLVLIQTSQGLATYLLEQGPADAKKGGVVIGYDGRHNSRRFAELTAGVFLNRGIPVYLFSQVCPTPFVPFAVLQFKCIAGVMVTASHNPKHDNGYKVYWSNGAQIISPHDKGIQESILNNLCPWETSWDTSILSKSSLLKDPLCHVMKMYYDILSNDVLFPNVNANTPIKFTYTAMHGVGYPYMVEAFEVAKFKPFVSVTKQQDPDPEFSTVEFPNPEEGKSSLDLSFKTADNNDSTIIIANDPDADRLAVAEKNESTKEWHVFSGNELGALLGWWCFHCYMKKHPDVDVKDIYLLASTVSSQILGSIAKVEGFNFVETLTGFKWMGNKAYDLMKEGKKVLFAFEEAIGFMYGTAVLDKDGVSAAVHLAELTAQLETEGKTLMDKLQEIYSKYGFHISENSYYLCYEPEVICQMFKRLRNYSGKPNTYPTSILGGRYEVVSVRDLTTGYDSSQPDEKAVLPVSKSSQMITFKFNNGLVATFRTSGTEPKIKYYTELCASPDQKDVEELKSNLHEMVVAMVNDFMEPEKNRLTPKSS; this comes from the exons ATGGCTAAATCTACGTTTGATTGCGAGCTTCAGCAAAAAATCTCTGAATGGCTTGTTTGGGACCAG AATGAAAAGACAAGGAATGAAATCCAGCAACTTGCTGATGCTGGTAATGGGAAGGAACTCCAGAAGTTGCTGTTAAATAGACTCGCTTTTGGAACTGCTGGACTGCGTGGACGAATGGGTCCTGGTTATTCCCAAATGAATGATTTAGTTTTGATACAAACGTCACAGGGTTTGGCTACGTACCTTCTTGAGCAAGGCCCAGCAGATGCCAAGAAAGGTGGGGTAGTAATTGGTTACGATGGACGTCACAACAGTAGGAG ATTTGCAGAGCTAACAGCTGGTGTTTTCCTGAATCGTGGAATACCTGTGTATCTATTCTCCCAAGTCTGCCCTACACCATTTGTACCGTTTGCAGTTCTCCAATTCAAATGTATTGCTGGAGTGATGGTAACAGCATCACACAACCCAAAACATGACAACGGTTACAAAGTTTACTGGAGTAATGGAGCACAA attatatCACCTCATGACAAAGGAATCCAAGAAAGtatattgaataatttatgtCCTTGGGAAACATCCTGGGATACAAGCATATTATCTAAATCATCTCTCCTTAAAGACCCACTGTGTCATGTCATGAAAATGTATTATGACATACTTAGCAATGATGTTTTATTTCCAAATGTGAATGCCAACACGCCAATCAAATTCACATACACTGCCATGCATGGGGTTGGATACCCTTATATGGTGGAAGCATTTGAAGTTGCAAAGTTTAag CCATTTGTGTCAGTTACAAAACAGCAAGATCCTGATCCTGAATTTTCTACTGTAGAGTTTCCCAATCCTGAAGAGGGAAAGAGTTCGTTAGATCTCTCATTTAAGACTGCTGACAACAACGACAGCACAATTATCATAGCCAATGATCCTGATGCTGACCGCCTTGCTGTagcagagaaaaatgaaag CACAAAGGAGTGGCATGTATTTTCAGGCAATGAATTAGGAGCCTTACTCGGTTGGTGGTGCTTCCATTGTTACATGAAAAAACATCCAGATGTGGATGTGAAGGACATTTACTTGCTGGCTAGTACAGTGTCTTCACAAATACTGGGCAGTATAGCAAAAGTGGAGGGATTTAATTTTGTG GAAACACTAACAGGGTTCAAATGGATGGGGAACAAAGCCTATGATCTCATGAAAGAAGGGAAGAAAGTTCTTTTTGCCTTTGAGGAAGCAATTGGATTTATGTATGGAACTGCTGTATTAGACAAAGATGGAGTATCTGCTGCAGTGCACCTAGCTGAGCTTACCGCACAGCTTGAGACAGAAGGGAAAACACTGATGGATAAATTGCAGGAAATATATTCAAA GTATGGATTCCATATCAGTGAAAATTCTTACTACCTCTGTTATGAGCCCGAAGTAATTTGTCAAATGTTCAAAAGACTTCGAAATTATTCAGGAAAGCCAAATACT TACCCAACAAGTATCTTGGGAGGTAGATATGAAGTGGTCAGTGTGAGAGACTTAACTACTGGCTATGACTCATCCCAACCTGATGAAAAAGCTGTTTTACCTGTATCTAAGTCATCGCAAATGATCacctttaaatttaataatggttTGGTTGCAACATTTCGTACCAGTGGGACAgaaccaaaaataaaatactacacAGAACTCTGTGCAAGTCCCGATCAGAA gGATGTGGAAGAGCTTAAGTCAAATTTGCACGAAATGGTCGTAGCCATGGTAAATGATTTCATGGAGCCAGAAAAGAATCGTCTCACACCCAAAAGCAGTTGA